The Mucilaginibacter sp. PAMB04168 genome contains the following window.
ATTTGGTGTTAACGGGCCGTTTGGCAATATTCAATTCATTATTCGTGCACGGGTGGAAGGGCTGCGAGATTTCGGCGCTTCACAGTCGCCATTTAATTCGTTTTTACTGATACAAGGGTTAGAGACACTTTCATTGCGTGTGCAACGCCATGTTGATAATACACTTGAACTGGCCACCTGGCTGGAGCAGCACCCGCAGGTAGCTAAAGTAAATTATCCGGGTTTAGCGTCGTCACCCTACCACACATTAGCTAAAAAATACTTAAAAAATGGTTTTGGCGCTGTACTCTCATTTGAGTTGAAAGGCAGCAAAGAGAATGCTGCAAACTTCATTAACAGTTTGCAGCTAGTAAGCCACCTGGCTAACGTGGGCGACGCTAAAACGTTGATTATTCAGCCAGCTGCAACCACACATCAGCAGTTAAGTGATGTGGAGCAGGCTGCTGCCGGTGTTACGCCAACGCTTTTACGCGTAGCCGTTGGCATTGAGCATATGGACGATATAAAAGCCGACTTTGAACAGGCATTTGCGAGCATAAAGTTGCAAGAGGCTCAGCTGGCCGAACTTAACTAACCGGCAGGCAGCTGAAAATTAACATGCCGCCGCAATAGATTTAATTTGATTAATAGTATGACTGGTACCGCTTGTAAGCCAGGCGGGCCGGTTTAAAATAACAATGAGTATACAGACATACCGATACAACGGCACTTTTGAACTGGAATCAGGAGCGAAACTGGAGAACCTTGAGATAGGCTATCATACTTATGGCCGGTTGAACGAAGCCAAAGATAACGTGGTTTGGGTTTGCCACGCCCTAACCGCCAACTCAGATGTGTTTGACTGGTGGAAAGGTTTGGTAGGCGAGGGTTACTTTTTTAATCCTGACGAACATTTTATCATTTGCGCCAACGTATTGGGATCTGCTTATGGTACTACCAGCCCGTTAAGCATTAACCCGGCTACTGGTCAACCTTACTACCTATCTTTTCCGCAGTATACCACGCGGGATATGGCCAATGTGCACCGCTTACTTGCAGCGCATTTAGGTATCAAAGATATTTGGGTGTTGATAGGCGGCTCATTAGGCGGCCAGCAGGCATTGGAATGGAGCATTATAGAACCTGAACGCATTAAGCAGTTGATTTTGATTGCCACTAACGCTAAACACTCGCCCTGGGGCATTGCCTTTAACGAGTCGCAGCGCCTGGCACTTAACGCCGACGCTACCTTTAACAACGGAACACCTGACGGCGGCAGCGCAGGTCTCAAGGCAGCCCGCAGCATGGCCCTTCTATCATACAGAGGTTACAAGGCCTATAATATCAAACAGCACGAAGAAGATGATAACATCACCGATAATTACCGCGCTTCGAGCTACCAGAGCTACCAGGGCGATAAGCTGGTGAACCGCTTTAATGCCTACAGCTACTGGTACTTAACCAAGGTGATGGACTCGCACCATGCCGGTCGTAACCGCGGCGGATTAGAGAAAGCGCTTGGCACTATCAAAGCGCAGACGCTGGTTATCGGCATTAAGTCTGATATTTTGTTCCCGGTAGAGGAGCAGCAATATTTATTTCAGCATATACCAAAGGCAGCTTACGCTGAGTTTGACTCGTTTTATGCGCATGATGGCTTTTTAATAGAAACAGAAACCCTGACTAAGATCATCTCTTCATTCATCAAAACCGATGTAAGAGGGAAAATTATTGAATTACAAAAGATAGCTTAATGAGTAAAAAACTAACTATTGGTTTATTTGGATTTGGCGTTGTTGGACAAGGATTATATGACATCATCAGAACCAAAAAACTGAATATTGAGATAAGAAAGATTGCCATAAAGGACCCTAACAAACAACGAACCTTACCTGCCGAACTTTTCACAACCGATCGCGACGAAATTTTAGAAGATCCGGAAATCAATACCGTTGTTGAGCTGATCAATGATACCGAAGCCGCTTTTGAGATCGCATCAAGAGCTTTATCTACCGGTAAGAACGTAGTATCAGCCAGTAAAAAAATGGTGGCCCTTCATTTACAGGAACTCATTAACCTGCAAAGGGAACACGGAACCTCTCTGCTTTATGAAGGTGCCGTGTGCGGTAGTATTCCCATCATCCGTAACCTGGAAGAATATTATGATAACGAACTGCTGCATTCTATAAGTGGAATTTTTAACGGTTCTTCAAACTATATTCTTTCTAAAGGTTTTATCGAAAACCTGGATTACGATACCGCCCTTAAACAGGCTCAGGACTTAGGCTTTGCCGAAACCGACCCAACTATGGACGTAGGTGGTTATGATGCAAAGTTTAAGCTGGTTATTGCCGCCGCCCATGCCTACGGCATAGTGGTTAAGCCCGAAGAAGTGCTGAACATAGGCATTCAAAATCTATCGGCTTATGATTTGCAATACGCCCGCGAAAAAAAGTTGAAGATTAAATTGGTGCCTGTTGCCAAAGAACTTGATGATAAGCACGTAGCGCTTTTTGTGCTGCCCAAGTTTGTAAACGATACCGAGTTTTTATACAACGTAGAATACGAATACAATGGCGTAACCGTACAGGCCGCATTTGCCGACCAGCAATTCTTTTTTGGTAAGGGGGCAGGCGGTCACCCGACAGGCTCGGCCGTGCTGTCAGACATTGCCGCATTGCGTTATGGGTATGGTTACGAGTATAAAAAGGCGCACGAGAAAGCACAGGATTTGAACTTTAGCAATGATGTGGAACTAAATATTTACCTGCGTTACGAAGACGAATACCTGGTGCAGGATTTAGGCTTTATTCATATTCATGAACGCTTCTATTCGGGCGATTTTAAATTTGTTAAAGGAAAAATTAATTTGAAAAATCTGATTATTCATCAGCAACGTATATCTGATAGCAAGGCATTCGTTGCCTTCGCCGATCAGCTAACGGGGGTCAGTTTAGCTACGGCGTAATAGATATAGTTAGAGTTTTTTAGTAGATTTCTGCTAACTATTGATTAATTGCAAAAGGCTTCTTTATAGAAGCCTTTTGTTGTTTATACTTAAACTACATCGTTTCAATGGCATCCGGGTTCCTTGGCTTCCAGATAGCGTAATAGTATGCCAGGCAAAATACGCCCATCATAAACGGGAGCAGCGTGAGGTTTTTGTAAGTGATATGACCATAAACGGTGTGCGTATCAAATCCCAAAAATTCGCTGATCATCCAATACGAGTTGGCGCTTATCCAAAAGGTTATAGCCAGGTTGTGGCACAGTTCAGCCACCATATCGCGGGTACGGTAGGCAATCACAATAGAAATAAACAAGGTAGGGATAATCATAACCAGCCCTAAAGGTTTCCACACCAGGCACCAGCCAATATCTTTCAATAGCCAAAAGACAATGTGCAGGTTCTCCATTTTACGGTACTTTAAGGGAATAGAATATTGATCCATGTGGCTAAAATAATAAGAAATAGTATATTTATATAAGCCGTTGCAACACTGGTATGCCAACCCGTCAATTAAAGAACATATTGCTATATTTGTAACAAGTAATTGACAGTCCGCTTTTAATGTCTAAATTTTTAAAGCTGTTCAGCAACCGGATTTTTGTAACCATTATTTGGTTTGGGCTGAGCTTTTTCGCTATCCTGAAACAGGCGCTTCATCAGCATATCAACAACTATTATATCTATAAGTATACGTTCATTAACCTGGTACACCAGGTTAATTTGTATGCGCCTCAGCCCAAGTATTTTTTAGATACCAACCATTACGGTCCATTGTTCGCGCTTGTAATAGCGCCCTTTACCTTACTGCCCGATACCCTTGGTTCCATTTTATGGGTAATGGTAAATGCGTGGGTGTTGTACCAGGCTATATTGCTTTTGCCGCTATCGGTCACTCAGCGTACGGCCGTGTTGCTCATTTGCGCTCACGAGCTTATGACATCATCTTTTAACGTGCAGTTTAACCCCATGATGGCAGGGATTATTGTGCTGAGTTATGTATTCATCAGGCGCAGGCAGGATTTTTGGGCAGCGCTGTTAATTGTAGCCGGTACCTACATTAAGCTTTACGGCATTGTGGGTTTGGCATTTTTCTTCTTTTCAGATAATAAGCTGAAATTTATTCTGTCGCTTATATTTTGGGGTATTGTGCTTTTTGCGCTGCCCATGCTGTTCTCGTCACCATCGTTTGTAATGCAAAGTTATTACGATTGGTACGCCAGTTTGGTAGAAAAGAATGCGCTTAACGCTACCTCAACCATGCAAGATATAAGCGTGATGGGTATGATACGCCGTATCTTCCAATATCCGCAGCTGTCAAACCTCATAGTGATGGTACCGGCCTTGTTGTTATTTGGTACATCTTATTTAAAAATACACAGTTACCGGCAAGCGCCTTATCAACTGTTGCTTTTAGCATCTACGTTGATTTTTACCGTAATTTTCAGCACCGGGTCCGAATCGCCTACTTATATCATAGCTTTTGTAGGTGTAGCCATATGGTACATGAACCTGCCCCGGCCGGTTACCACGTTGGAGATTGGCTTGCTGATATTCGCGCTGGTTATTACCAGCCTGTCACCATCAGACCTGTTTCCTAAATTGATCAATAAAACCTACATAAAGCCATATGCATTAAAGGCACTGCCTTGCTTTGTGATATGGCTCAGAATAATATATGAAATTTTAACCCGGAACTTTAACCGGCAACCAGTTTACGTGGCCCAATAGATGAGAAAGAAGATTTCTGTAGTGATTCCGTCTTTTAACGAAGAAGGAAATATCGAGGTTTTAGCTGAACGTCTTGTTACAGTTTTAAAAACCATAAACTACGATTATGAAGTGATTTTTGTGGATGACGGCAGCTCCGATGGAACCTTAAACAGTTTGAAAGCGCTGGCGGGATTAGACAACAACCTGTATTACTTGGAATTGTCGCGCAATTTTGGTCACCAAAATGCGTTGAAAGCCGGCTATGATTATGCCGATGGCGATGCCATTATCAGTATGGACAGTGATATGCAGCACCCGCCCGAAATGATTCCGCAGTTTTTGGAAAAATGGGAGGAAGGGTACGACGTAGTATACACCTGCCGTGAGTATCAGGACGAAGCCACTTTCTTTAAAACCAAATCGTCTGATCTTTTTTATGGTGTGCTTAATTCACTTTCAGATACTAAGCTGGAAAAAGGCACGGCCGATTTTAGGCTCATTGACCGTAAAGTGGCCAACGTACTAACCAGTTTAAACGAGAACGGCTTATTTATACGGGGCTTGGTTAAATGGCTTGGTTTTAAGCAGTACGGCATACATTATATATGCGAGGCCCGGTTTTCGGGCAAGAGCAAATATAACCTTAAAAAGATGGTTAATTTTGCCATGCAGGGCATCACCGCATTCAGCGTAAGGCCGCTGTATATAGCCACGGGTTTGGGTATGTTCTTTTCTGTAATGGCGCTGCTGTATATGCCTTATATATTAATCAGCTATTTTTCGGGCGATGCAGTTTCTGGCTGGGCATCCATGTTAACTACCATTGTATTTTTTGGTGGTTTACAGTTGATGGTACTGGGCATCATAGGTACCTATCTGGGTAAACTGTTTATGCAGGCCAAGCAGCGGCCTAATTATATTATACGTTCTACCAATTTACAACGCATTAACCATGATCTTGCTAAGCTTTGATATTGAGGAATTTGATATGCCTTTTGAGTATGGCAAGAGCATTCCGTTCGAAGAACAGCTTTCCATATCAACCACCGGCACTTTAAGCATTTTAAAAGTATTGAAAGATGCCAGCGTAAAGGCTACTTTTTATACAACGGCCAATTATGCACAGCATAGGCCCGAGATAGTGATGCAAATTATTAACGAAGGGCATGAACTGGCTTCGCACGGCTATTATCATTCCGATTTCAAACCGGAGCACTTGCTGCAATCTAAACAAAAGCTGGAAGAGATTAGCGGTGTTCAGGTAACCGGCTACCGCATGGCACGTATGATGCCGGTAGACGAGCGCGAGATTGAAAAAGCGGGTTATGTATACAATTCATCCATCAACCCTACCTGGTTGCCGGGCAGGTACAATAATTTTAGCAAGCCGCGTACCTGGTTTTACCACCATAACGTGCTGCAGTTACCCTCATCGGTATCACCGGTTGTTCGCTTTCCTTTGTTTTGGTTAAGCTTTCATAATTTGCCAATGGCTCTCCTAAAAATGCTAAGCGCAAGTACGCACCGCAAGGATGGTTACCTCAACCTGTATTTCCATCCATGGGAGTTTACCGACCTGAATCAGCCTGAGCGTTTTGGTTTTCCTGGTTATGTGGTGCGCAATAGCGGCGATCCGTTCATTAAGCGCCTGGCCGATTTTATAGCCTGGGGGCTAAAAAAAGGTTATCCTTTTGGCAAAACAGGCGACTTTGTAACTATGGTAAGAAAAACCGGAAAGTCGCCGGCATAACGTTTTTTTTACGATTTGTACACGCAGTAAACTTAAGCCATCACCTGGCTTCAAGGGCAGCTTGCATGTCTTCAATCAGGTCGTCAATATGTTCTAGCCCTACCGAAACGCGCAGCAGATTTTGAGGCGTTTTAGTATCAGGGCCTTCGATAGCTGCACGGCGTTCAATCAGGCTTTCAACACCGCCCAGGCTGGTAGCTGAGGTAAAGAGTTTAGTATGGCTTAATACCTTTTCTGCCGCTTCCTGCCCGCCTTTTACCATAAAAGAAAGCATACCGCCAAAGCTCAGCATCTGGCTTTTTGCCAACTCATGTTGTGGGTGTGAAGGCAAACCCGGGTAAAGCACCTGCTCAACCTGGGGGTGCTGCTCTAAAAATTGGGCCAGCAATTGTGCGTTGTGCGTATGGCCGCGCATACGGTAGGGCAGTGTTTTAATACTCCGCGTAAGCCAGTAGCAATCGCTTGGTGAAGGTATGGCGCCACCCATTTGCTGTACCTGCAGTATGCGTTGCCACCAGGCACCGGTTTGTGCAGTAATTAAAGCGCCGCCAGTTAAATCACTGTGGCCACCCAGGTATTTGGTAGTAGAGTGCATCACCAGATCGGCACCCAGGGTTAAGGGCTGTTGTCCTAACGGACTAGCAAACGTATTATCGCATGCTACCTTAATGTCACGCTCGTGTGCTATAGCAATTACCTTTTTAACATCGGTTATTTTTAACAACGGGTTTGAAGGGGTTTCAATCCAAACTAAGCCGGTATCAGCGTTGATTGTGGATCGTAATAACGCCTCATCATTGAGGTCAATAAAATCAAACGTTAAAATGCCCTCAAACAGCTCTTTTAACTGGTTGCGCAACCCATGATACATATCACTAGGTGCTATAATATGCGTGCCAGGCTTAAGCGACTGAAACACCGCCATACCGGCGGCATTGCCAGATGAAAAGGCCGCAGCGTCAGCACCGCCTTCTAATCGGGCCAGCACAGTTTCTAATGCGTTACGATTGGGATTACCCGCCCGGCTGTAGCTGTAGCCCTTACTGTATCCGCCATCGGCATCGCGCTCAAATGTAGTGGCTAATACGATGGGCTGTATAACGGCAGAGGTAGCGGTATCTGTATGGTTGGCGGCGTGTATGGCCAGCGTTTCAATCTTCATTAAGGCTATATTTATATATGGTGGCAAATGTAAATAATTGAGTGCTTAGCAGGTAGATTATAACCTAAAGAGTTGGCGAGCTAACAAGAGTTTTACAAGAAACTGATGTTTACTCCGGCCCGGATTTACAGCAGATTATTTTTATGTTGCGCAACATTTTGGCTGTTCGCATGTACACCCGCCAAACTTTCTATCGTTTTTAGGTCGATAACTGCTGAATAAATTTATATTTGCCACGTTAGGGTAGGCATAACTACCGGTATTGGAACAATGATTAATAATAGCACCGAAGCAAGCGAAAAGTACGAGCTGGTAGTGGGTTTGGAAGTACATGCGCAGCTATCAACCTTAAGTAAGGCCTTTTCGGCCGATAGTGCCGAGTTTGGCGCAGGTCCTAATGAGCACATCAGTATGGTATCGTTAGGTCACCCCGGAACCTTGCCGTTTTTGAATAAAAAAGTAGTGGAATACGCCGTGAAGTTAGGCTTCGCCTGCAACGGGCAGGTTAATCGATTCAACAACTTTGCGCGCAAAAACTATTTTTATGCCGACTTGCCCAAAGGCTATCAGATAAGCCAGGATCAGCACCCGATTATTACGGGCGGCCATGTAACCGTAAAACTGCATGATGGCACCCAGCGACAAATTGCCATACACCATATTCATATGGAAGAAGATGCGGGCAAAAGTATGCACGATCAGCATGATACGCATTCACTTATTGACCTTAACCGGGCCGGAGTGCCCCTGCTCGAAATAGTATCAGAACCCGATATTCACAGCAGCGAAGAAGCGGTACAATATCTCACCGAAATGCGCAAGCTGCTGCGTTACCTGGGCATTTGCGATGGTAACATGGAAGAAGGGAGCATGCGTTGCGATGCTAATATCTCTGTACGTTTAAAAGGTGCCACCCAATTGGGCAACCGCTGCGAGGTAAAGAACCTGAACTCGATACGCAATGTACAGCGCGCCATTGAGCATGAGTTTTTACGACAGATAGACATTATAGAAGCAGGTGGTTATATTGACCAAAATACGCTGAATTTTAATGCCGATACAGGCGAAACATCTGTTCTGCGCAGCAAGGAGATGGCTAATGATTACCGCTATTTCCCCGAGCCCGACCTGCAACCGTTGATGTTGAGCGAGGAATACCTTGAGAAAATTCGGCAAGGTATGCCCGCGTTACCCGAGGAGCTTTACCACAAGTATATTGAGCAATTGGGTCTATCGCCGTATGATGCATCAGTAATTACGGCCGATCATGACCTCGTGACATATTTTGAGCAATTAATAGCTTGTACAGCTAACTATAAATCGGCGGTCCACTGGTTAATGGGTACAGTTAAATCGTACCTTAATGAGCATCACCGAACCATTGATTCGCTTACTTTAA
Protein-coding sequences here:
- the metX gene encoding homoserine O-acetyltransferase, producing MSIQTYRYNGTFELESGAKLENLEIGYHTYGRLNEAKDNVVWVCHALTANSDVFDWWKGLVGEGYFFNPDEHFIICANVLGSAYGTTSPLSINPATGQPYYLSFPQYTTRDMANVHRLLAAHLGIKDIWVLIGGSLGGQQALEWSIIEPERIKQLILIATNAKHSPWGIAFNESQRLALNADATFNNGTPDGGSAGLKAARSMALLSYRGYKAYNIKQHEEDDNITDNYRASSYQSYQGDKLVNRFNAYSYWYLTKVMDSHHAGRNRGGLEKALGTIKAQTLVIGIKSDILFPVEEQQYLFQHIPKAAYAEFDSFYAHDGFLIETETLTKIISSFIKTDVRGKIIELQKIA
- a CDS encoding homoserine dehydrogenase, with amino-acid sequence MSKKLTIGLFGFGVVGQGLYDIIRTKKLNIEIRKIAIKDPNKQRTLPAELFTTDRDEILEDPEINTVVELINDTEAAFEIASRALSTGKNVVSASKKMVALHLQELINLQREHGTSLLYEGAVCGSIPIIRNLEEYYDNELLHSISGIFNGSSNYILSKGFIENLDYDTALKQAQDLGFAETDPTMDVGGYDAKFKLVIAAAHAYGIVVKPEEVLNIGIQNLSAYDLQYAREKKLKIKLVPVAKELDDKHVALFVLPKFVNDTEFLYNVEYEYNGVTVQAAFADQQFFFGKGAGGHPTGSAVLSDIAALRYGYGYEYKKAHEKAQDLNFSNDVELNIYLRYEDEYLVQDLGFIHIHERFYSGDFKFVKGKINLKNLIIHQQRISDSKAFVAFADQLTGVSLATA
- a CDS encoding glycosyltransferase family 87 protein; this encodes MSKFLKLFSNRIFVTIIWFGLSFFAILKQALHQHINNYYIYKYTFINLVHQVNLYAPQPKYFLDTNHYGPLFALVIAPFTLLPDTLGSILWVMVNAWVLYQAILLLPLSVTQRTAVLLICAHELMTSSFNVQFNPMMAGIIVLSYVFIRRRQDFWAALLIVAGTYIKLYGIVGLAFFFFSDNKLKFILSLIFWGIVLFALPMLFSSPSFVMQSYYDWYASLVEKNALNATSTMQDISVMGMIRRIFQYPQLSNLIVMVPALLLFGTSYLKIHSYRQAPYQLLLLASTLIFTVIFSTGSESPTYIIAFVGVAIWYMNLPRPVTTLEIGLLIFALVITSLSPSDLFPKLINKTYIKPYALKALPCFVIWLRIIYEILTRNFNRQPVYVAQ
- a CDS encoding glycosyltransferase family 2 protein; the encoded protein is MRKKISVVIPSFNEEGNIEVLAERLVTVLKTINYDYEVIFVDDGSSDGTLNSLKALAGLDNNLYYLELSRNFGHQNALKAGYDYADGDAIISMDSDMQHPPEMIPQFLEKWEEGYDVVYTCREYQDEATFFKTKSSDLFYGVLNSLSDTKLEKGTADFRLIDRKVANVLTSLNENGLFIRGLVKWLGFKQYGIHYICEARFSGKSKYNLKKMVNFAMQGITAFSVRPLYIATGLGMFFSVMALLYMPYILISYFSGDAVSGWASMLTTIVFFGGLQLMVLGIIGTYLGKLFMQAKQRPNYIIRSTNLQRINHDLAKL
- a CDS encoding polysaccharide deacetylase family protein, with the protein product MILLSFDIEEFDMPFEYGKSIPFEEQLSISTTGTLSILKVLKDASVKATFYTTANYAQHRPEIVMQIINEGHELASHGYYHSDFKPEHLLQSKQKLEEISGVQVTGYRMARMMPVDEREIEKAGYVYNSSINPTWLPGRYNNFSKPRTWFYHHNVLQLPSSVSPVVRFPLFWLSFHNLPMALLKMLSASTHRKDGYLNLYFHPWEFTDLNQPERFGFPGYVVRNSGDPFIKRLADFIAWGLKKGYPFGKTGDFVTMVRKTGKSPA
- a CDS encoding aminotransferase class V-fold PLP-dependent enzyme, with the translated sequence MKIETLAIHAANHTDTATSAVIQPIVLATTFERDADGGYSKGYSYSRAGNPNRNALETVLARLEGGADAAAFSSGNAAGMAVFQSLKPGTHIIAPSDMYHGLRNQLKELFEGILTFDFIDLNDEALLRSTINADTGLVWIETPSNPLLKITDVKKVIAIAHERDIKVACDNTFASPLGQQPLTLGADLVMHSTTKYLGGHSDLTGGALITAQTGAWWQRILQVQQMGGAIPSPSDCYWLTRSIKTLPYRMRGHTHNAQLLAQFLEQHPQVEQVLYPGLPSHPQHELAKSQMLSFGGMLSFMVKGGQEAAEKVLSHTKLFTSATSLGGVESLIERRAAIEGPDTKTPQNLLRVSVGLEHIDDLIEDMQAALEAR
- the gatB gene encoding Asp-tRNA(Asn)/Glu-tRNA(Gln) amidotransferase subunit GatB, whose amino-acid sequence is MINNSTEASEKYELVVGLEVHAQLSTLSKAFSADSAEFGAGPNEHISMVSLGHPGTLPFLNKKVVEYAVKLGFACNGQVNRFNNFARKNYFYADLPKGYQISQDQHPIITGGHVTVKLHDGTQRQIAIHHIHMEEDAGKSMHDQHDTHSLIDLNRAGVPLLEIVSEPDIHSSEEAVQYLTEMRKLLRYLGICDGNMEEGSMRCDANISVRLKGATQLGNRCEVKNLNSIRNVQRAIEHEFLRQIDIIEAGGYIDQNTLNFNADTGETSVLRSKEMANDYRYFPEPDLQPLMLSEEYLEKIRQGMPALPEELYHKYIEQLGLSPYDASVITADHDLVTYFEQLIACTANYKSAVHWLMGTVKSYLNEHHRTIDSLTLTPQQLAGIIELVDAGKVNNTVASHKIFPALLQDATKTAEQVAAEQNLIISDNGDELDVFIKEALAKFPDKVVEYQKGKKGVLGLFMGEIMKRSKGKIDPQKTNQLLIKALQAQ